One Desulfosalsimonas propionicica DNA window includes the following coding sequences:
- a CDS encoding electron transfer flavoprotein subunit beta/FixA family protein, translating into MKILATAKRVTDPDSIIEIKPDGSGIDLSGIQFTINPFDAIAVEEGVRIREAHGGTLTVVSIGSEDCQSEIRKALAMGADRGIFITAPEEPDSDAAARILVKVVEKEQPDIILMGKQAIDLDDNQAAQLLAEYLRWGQACFASRIEFSGNKVVVDREVDDGIEVVEVMLPCVISAELRLNEPRHIPLPAIFKANKKQIEISSISELGIDTAPKVVVQNLEVPAERKSCQILETVSDLLGILKNNGIIA; encoded by the coding sequence GTGAAAATTCTTGCAACTGCCAAACGTGTAACCGACCCGGATTCGATCATTGAGATAAAACCGGACGGTTCAGGTATAGACTTATCGGGCATACAGTTCACAATTAATCCTTTCGATGCAATTGCAGTTGAAGAAGGGGTGCGAATCAGGGAAGCTCACGGCGGGACATTGACGGTTGTCAGTATCGGCTCCGAGGATTGCCAAAGTGAAATCCGGAAGGCTTTGGCCATGGGCGCGGACAGGGGAATTTTCATCACAGCACCCGAGGAACCGGACTCTGATGCAGCTGCCCGGATACTGGTAAAGGTAGTGGAAAAAGAACAGCCGGATATCATTCTTATGGGCAAACAGGCCATCGATCTTGATGATAACCAGGCGGCTCAGCTGCTGGCTGAATATTTGAGATGGGGACAAGCCTGTTTCGCAAGCCGGATCGAATTCAGCGGGAATAAAGTGGTGGTAGATCGTGAGGTGGATGATGGAATCGAAGTCGTCGAGGTTATGCTTCCCTGCGTTATAAGTGCCGAACTGCGGCTCAATGAACCGCGTCATATCCCGTTGCCGGCGATTTTCAAAGCGAATAAGAAACAAATAGAAATCTCCAGCATATCAGAACTTGGCATCGATACTGCGCCCAAAGTAGTTGTTCAAAACCTGGAAGTCCCGGCAGAACGCAAATCATGTCAGATCCTCGAAACTGTTTCCGATCTCCTGGGAATCCTGAAGAACAATGGAATAATCGCATAA
- a CDS encoding outer membrane lipoprotein-sorting protein translates to MDKLESEMGRILFILLSISMISIPLPCLSDEIPPKVILAHADRSRGNIGGIEWIIDLESREGEELHKRKILVKARGNNSLAEFIAPPKVKGQKILMLDRNMWFIKPGLRKPVPISPRQKLMGGASNGDIASTDYAGDYKAELVTEEVFQGEPCHVLDLNAANKNTTYSRIRYWVSKKRLVGVKADFLTISGKLLKSAVFEYGHSIPFQDASIPFISKMIITDEVVKNTVTTLVYTQVNLKNIPDAAFNLNLLRR, encoded by the coding sequence ATGGACAAACTGGAGTCAGAAATGGGAAGAATTTTGTTTATTTTACTTTCAATTTCCATGATCAGCATCCCGCTTCCGTGCCTATCTGACGAAATTCCCCCGAAAGTGATCCTTGCTCACGCGGACCGGTCCAGAGGCAATATTGGCGGCATTGAATGGATAATTGACCTGGAATCGCGTGAAGGAGAAGAACTGCATAAAAGAAAAATCCTTGTAAAGGCACGTGGAAATAACAGCCTGGCGGAATTTATTGCGCCCCCCAAAGTAAAGGGACAAAAGATTTTAATGCTGGACCGGAACATGTGGTTCATAAAACCGGGACTCAGAAAGCCGGTGCCCATTTCGCCAAGACAGAAACTGATGGGCGGGGCTTCCAACGGTGATATTGCCTCAACAGATTATGCAGGCGATTATAAAGCGGAATTGGTTACCGAAGAAGTGTTCCAGGGCGAACCTTGTCATGTCCTCGATTTAAATGCTGCCAATAAAAATACCACCTACAGCCGCATCCGGTATTGGGTTTCCAAGAAAAGACTTGTGGGCGTCAAAGCGGATTTCCTCACGATCTCCGGGAAATTATTAAAATCCGCCGTTTTCGAGTATGGTCATAGCATTCCGTTCCAAGACGCATCAATCCCTTTTATTTCCAAAATGATCATTACCGATGAAGTTGTAAAAAATACGGTAACCACCCTGGTCTACACTCAGGTAAATCTGAAAAATATTCCCGATGCAGCTTTCAACTTGAATTTGCTACGGAGATAA
- a CDS encoding ABC transporter permease, translated as MLKWVKVAYRNILRNKRRSLMTILAISIGFAAISLFRGYMDYTYWGLRQSAIRGEGLAHLTIFKKGWREKGNINPDKYMFSKKEIRICMDVLNSNGHVLLSTPQLDISGIVTNGRISTIFIAQGVIPEDVKVIEGSWRAFRPIKGNRLNKKKLYGVEMAKGLAKILDMEPGDYSVIMSPTLQGHMNALDIEVAGLYDTGTEATNDKYMRIPLTIARSLYDTGKADRIIVLLDDYKRTDPLKTIIQKKLNKAGLATEIKSWDELSNFYSEVKDLFDLIFLFLFIIVLTIVIMSVVNTMGMAVIERTREIGTLRALGMKRRAVGNLFAIEGGLIGLFGCVSGIALNLLVWIVIRYIQPTYVPPGNSAPVPLMVNLVPQAMGLYAFVLIMLSLFAAVFPARRAAGQNVVNALGHV; from the coding sequence ATGCTCAAATGGGTCAAAGTGGCATATCGAAATATTCTGAGGAACAAGCGACGGTCCCTGATGACGATCCTGGCAATTTCAATTGGGTTTGCCGCTATCAGCCTGTTCCGTGGCTATATGGATTATACGTACTGGGGCCTCAGGCAATCGGCCATTCGCGGGGAAGGACTGGCTCACCTGACCATCTTCAAGAAAGGGTGGAGGGAGAAAGGCAACATCAATCCGGACAAGTATATGTTTTCAAAGAAAGAAATCCGAATATGCATGGACGTGCTCAATTCGAACGGGCATGTACTCCTCTCGACTCCACAGCTCGATATCTCCGGCATCGTGACAAATGGCCGGATATCGACCATATTCATCGCCCAGGGGGTTATCCCGGAGGATGTAAAAGTGATAGAAGGTTCATGGCGCGCTTTCCGGCCCATAAAAGGAAACCGGCTGAACAAAAAGAAACTTTACGGCGTGGAAATGGCCAAAGGCCTCGCCAAAATTCTTGATATGGAACCCGGGGACTATTCAGTGATCATGTCCCCAACTCTTCAGGGGCATATGAATGCACTCGATATCGAAGTAGCCGGGCTTTACGATACAGGAACAGAAGCCACGAACGACAAGTACATGCGTATACCCCTGACCATTGCGCGTTCTCTCTACGATACCGGAAAAGCTGATCGGATAATTGTGCTGCTCGACGATTACAAAAGAACGGATCCGCTGAAGACGATAATTCAGAAAAAGCTGAACAAAGCCGGACTGGCAACTGAAATCAAATCCTGGGATGAACTTTCCAACTTCTATTCAGAAGTAAAGGATTTGTTCGACCTTATCTTCCTGTTCCTGTTCATCATCGTTCTGACAATTGTAATTATGAGTGTTGTCAATACCATGGGCATGGCGGTCATTGAAAGAACCAGAGAAATCGGAACCCTGCGGGCCCTGGGGATGAAAAGAAGAGCTGTAGGCAACCTCTTTGCTATAGAAGGCGGACTGATCGGACTATTCGGCTGCGTTTCCGGCATTGCTTTAAATTTATTGGTCTGGATTGTCATAAGGTACATCCAACCCACTTACGTTCCCCCGGGCAACTCAGCCCCGGTTCCCCTGATGGTGAACCTGGTTCCGCAAGCCATGGGGCTTTACGCTTTTGTCCTGATTATGCTTTCACTTTTTGCAGCCGTCTTCCCAGCCAGGCGCGCCGCTGGGCAGAATGTGGTCAATGCCCTGGGACATGTTTAA
- a CDS encoding ABC transporter ATP-binding protein codes for MALVKTIGIRKDYRLGEATVHALRGVNIQIDPGEFVAVWGPSGSGKTTLLNLIGAIDEPTEGEIFLNGRKLNALSDNERTEVRNRSIGFIFQNFNLIPVLSALENVMLPLQISGESYSRAKKTAGSRLEEVGLSRFIHHRPDNLSGGQSQRVAIARALIGTPVLVIADEPTANLDSETSDKIITLMREINQKGKTTFIFSTHDRRLLEHCDRLIEISDGRISEKEQS; via the coding sequence ATGGCGCTGGTAAAAACAATTGGGATCCGGAAGGATTATCGTCTGGGAGAGGCTACCGTTCATGCCTTAAGGGGAGTGAACATACAAATCGATCCAGGAGAATTTGTAGCCGTATGGGGGCCCTCAGGTTCCGGGAAAACTACGTTGCTCAACCTTATCGGGGCGATCGATGAGCCGACTGAAGGAGAGATTTTTCTCAATGGCAGAAAGCTCAATGCTCTTTCGGATAACGAGCGGACCGAAGTCCGCAACCGATCCATAGGATTCATCTTTCAGAATTTCAACCTGATTCCGGTACTCTCCGCACTGGAAAATGTTATGCTCCCCTTGCAAATCTCAGGTGAATCGTATTCCCGGGCAAAGAAAACGGCCGGATCCCGCCTTGAGGAAGTCGGACTTTCCAGGTTTATCCATCACCGCCCGGACAATCTCTCCGGAGGGCAGTCCCAGCGCGTGGCGATTGCCCGGGCATTGATAGGCACCCCCGTGTTGGTTATAGCCGATGAGCCTACGGCCAACCTGGATTCAGAAACTTCTGATAAAATCATCACTCTTATGCGTGAGATCAATCAGAAGGGAAAAACCACTTTCATATTTTCCACACATGACAGGCGTCTTCTTGAACACTGTGACCGCTTGATCGAGATCAGTGACGGAAGGATATCGGAAAAGGAACAATCATAA
- a CDS encoding alpha/beta fold hydrolase yields MTFSLNELISSGNEGITPPEYIYATDGVALAIRSYVPEDPAAVLLFYHGGGAHGGAGYHHLGTGLRDDYKIAVYTVDIRGHGMSGGRRGDSPSTNQVWKDVSTAIEFARSRYPSLPVFLGGHSSGAGLVLNYLSMESDNEVSAYVFVSPNFGFRSETSRPRGSKEFSSTNVRYFILHALSKGLLYGHRRAVRFNYPREVLENDPRMVDCYTVNMAKAVTPFSPREQFNCIDRPVGLWIGSEDELIDPEKVIAFAAPGGSRSRLSEIAMIKKVNHASMLLCVHEKIGSWIESCL; encoded by the coding sequence ATGACTTTTTCCTTAAACGAACTCATTTCCTCTGGTAACGAGGGCATAACTCCTCCAGAATACATTTATGCCACAGATGGTGTGGCGCTTGCAATCCGATCCTATGTCCCGGAGGATCCGGCTGCCGTTCTGCTTTTCTACCACGGAGGCGGAGCGCATGGCGGTGCCGGCTATCACCATTTGGGAACAGGACTGCGCGACGATTATAAAATCGCGGTCTATACCGTTGACATCCGCGGCCATGGAATGTCCGGGGGCAGGCGGGGCGATAGCCCGAGTACCAACCAGGTCTGGAAAGATGTATCCACAGCCATTGAATTTGCACGGAGCAGATATCCCTCTCTTCCCGTTTTTCTCGGAGGGCATTCCTCGGGAGCCGGGCTTGTTCTCAATTACCTCAGCATGGAATCTGATAACGAAGTGTCGGCCTATGTATTTGTAAGCCCCAATTTCGGATTCAGGTCCGAAACTTCCAGGCCCAGAGGCAGCAAGGAATTTTCAAGCACCAATGTCCGTTACTTCATACTGCATGCTTTAAGCAAAGGATTATTATACGGACACCGCCGTGCCGTCCGTTTTAACTATCCCCGTGAGGTCCTGGAAAATGATCCCCGAATGGTTGATTGTTATACCGTAAATATGGCCAAGGCGGTTACGCCCTTTTCACCCCGTGAACAATTCAACTGTATTGATCGCCCGGTCGGCCTGTGGATCGGAAGTGAAGACGAGCTTATAGACCCGGAAAAAGTCATCGCCTTTGCTGCGCCAGGGGGGTCACGCTCTCGCCTTTCGGAAATCGCTATGATCAAAAAGGTCAACCACGCCTCGATGCTGCTTTGTGTGCACGAAAAGATCGGGTCGTGGATCGAATCCTGTTTGTAA
- a CDS encoding acyl carrier protein, giving the protein MTECVYENVDEMLEQLISETKDILNKEDISPDSTLTEIGIDSLNVIELIVACEQIYTKVTRPEELQFDEFTTIQDLHSQLIELSSDW; this is encoded by the coding sequence ATGACCGAATGTGTTTACGAGAATGTCGATGAAATGCTGGAGCAATTGATAAGCGAAACAAAGGATATACTGAACAAAGAAGATATCTCCCCCGACTCCACGCTCACCGAAATCGGAATCGATTCCTTGAATGTTATTGAATTGATTGTTGCCTGCGAACAGATTTATACGAAGGTGACCAGGCCCGAGGAACTGCAATTTGATGAATTTACAACCATTCAGGATCTGCACTCACAACTCATCGAGCTATCAAGCGATTGGTAA
- a CDS encoding acyl-CoA dehydrogenase encodes MASQNVYKVDSRDINFLLWEYLDIEKTILSDVANTDFNRSLVEDILNAARDFAYTNLGPAYQESDREGCGIEDDGKIRLPGSFPGLWEKFCRAQWGRLAVPQAYGGMGAPYLISQAVNEMFLGSNPSFMTYSGFCVPALYLIELFGDERLKSIFCEKLATNQWSACFCMTEPDAGTDVGNIQTKAIPKENGTYEIEGSKIFISAGMHDLTENIVYIVVARAAGARDGTTGLSCFIVPRFRVGGASSDNEDNHVRCVGLEDKMGLHGCVTAQLTFGEDGPCKGYLLGEKENVGLRQLLYLMNEARITTGIYALGMASSAYLNAADYARNRIQGTDFRQSFNPRAAKVPIIKHLDVRRMLLEMKSKVEGCRMLIYKLAYHYSMNQFLRARTDDVDEQEIAAHEGIVNLLTPIAKAYISDQAWRIAEQSIQVYGGYGYTKDYPVEQYARDIKILSIWEGTNFVQSADLIREKLGMGRSSRLFDIFIKEIRRFLDQEKEHPFPSEFKVLGRSLEVLVQTHALMGSWVKEKKIELIFAVSTRFLEMMAEVCIGWLLLESAAVASRAIGNIDERHPDYSFYKGKIISTRFFIKNILPGVFSKAEILESEDMSIMESDQSIFQ; translated from the coding sequence ATGGCCAGTCAAAATGTTTACAAGGTCGACTCGCGTGACATTAATTTTCTCCTGTGGGAATACCTGGACATTGAAAAAACAATACTATCCGATGTTGCAAACACGGATTTCAACCGGTCTCTCGTAGAGGACATACTAAATGCTGCCCGTGATTTTGCCTATACGAATCTTGGCCCTGCATACCAGGAAAGCGACAGGGAAGGCTGTGGAATCGAGGATGATGGAAAAATACGTCTTCCAGGCTCGTTCCCTGGACTGTGGGAGAAATTCTGCCGTGCCCAGTGGGGGAGACTTGCCGTTCCTCAAGCCTATGGGGGTATGGGGGCGCCATACCTTATATCTCAAGCCGTCAACGAAATGTTCCTGGGTTCAAACCCCTCATTCATGACTTATTCCGGTTTCTGCGTCCCTGCTCTTTATCTCATAGAACTGTTCGGGGACGAAAGACTCAAAAGCATCTTTTGTGAAAAGCTTGCGACGAATCAGTGGAGTGCATGTTTTTGTATGACCGAGCCGGATGCTGGTACCGATGTTGGCAATATCCAGACCAAAGCTATCCCAAAAGAGAATGGCACCTATGAAATCGAGGGGAGTAAGATTTTCATTTCCGCCGGGATGCATGATTTGACGGAAAACATTGTATACATAGTGGTCGCCCGTGCAGCCGGTGCCAGAGATGGAACAACGGGACTATCCTGTTTCATCGTCCCGAGATTCCGGGTCGGGGGCGCGTCTTCAGACAATGAGGACAACCATGTTCGCTGCGTCGGTCTCGAGGACAAGATGGGATTGCATGGCTGCGTTACAGCCCAGCTGACATTCGGCGAAGACGGACCCTGCAAAGGGTATCTTCTCGGCGAAAAAGAAAATGTAGGACTTCGGCAACTGCTATATCTGATGAACGAGGCTCGCATCACCACTGGCATTTATGCGCTGGGAATGGCATCGAGCGCCTACCTGAATGCCGCGGATTACGCCCGGAACAGAATTCAGGGAACCGATTTCAGGCAGTCTTTCAATCCCAGAGCTGCGAAAGTTCCTATCATCAAACACCTGGATGTGCGCCGCATGCTGCTGGAAATGAAAAGCAAGGTCGAGGGCTGCCGGATGCTCATTTACAAGCTTGCCTATCACTACAGCATGAATCAATTTCTGCGCGCAAGAACCGATGATGTCGACGAACAGGAAATTGCCGCCCATGAAGGGATTGTCAATCTTTTAACCCCGATTGCGAAAGCCTATATCTCAGATCAGGCATGGCGGATTGCCGAGCAGTCGATACAGGTGTACGGCGGATATGGTTATACCAAGGACTACCCCGTAGAACAATACGCCCGCGATATCAAAATATTGTCCATATGGGAAGGAACCAATTTTGTCCAGTCCGCCGATCTGATCCGTGAAAAACTTGGCATGGGCCGGAGTTCAAGGCTTTTCGATATCTTTATAAAAGAAATCAGGCGATTTTTAGACCAGGAAAAGGAGCATCCATTTCCGTCGGAATTCAAAGTGTTGGGCAGAAGCCTGGAGGTTTTGGTGCAAACCCATGCCTTAATGGGAAGTTGGGTGAAAGAAAAAAAAATAGAGCTCATATTCGCAGTTTCCACCCGCTTTCTGGAAATGATGGCCGAGGTTTGCATAGGCTGGCTGCTACTGGAAAGCGCTGCAGTTGCATCCCGGGCGATCGGTAATATTGATGAGCGTCATCCGGATTACTCCTTCTACAAGGGAAAAATCATTTCCACTCGTTTCTTTATCAAAAATATTCTCCCCGGTGTTTTCAGCAAGGCGGAAATACTCGAATCTGAAGATATGTCAATCATGGAATCAGATCAGAGTATATTTCAATAA
- a CDS encoding amidase: MGSQMNGNDLIDQDTFSLSRLIMEKKISPVEIVKAQLIKIEEENPDINAIVTLSAESALQSARKAEKQLMKQLIAGPLHGIPFLVKDLFDTANIRTTYGSIYFKEHVPARDAFIVEKLKSAGGILLGKTNTSEFGFSHLSSNKIYGTTKNPWNLACTPGGSSGGNGAALAARMSTMSIGSDLGGSVRVPAHCCGISGFRPSLGRVSTEGHSRAGTPVIGALLAPGIMTRTVRDISLILSVIEGFNHRDPFMMGFAPLKTQMNSASSKGYKCALIDFRAEIEIDEEIDGMALHVASLLSRHDGAWERKRIPLGKELSPAMRTLVGTDLKYSVNQYLTDHRVANPDLSFIEHIPDGFTTRDYMQAYGKMLGIRIMVNSFFQKFDLLILPVLPTTAPPVRSPEGRDLSADKLFDLAVPNFLAVLAGSPSLALPVGIHSNGMPISLQIVGAYGKDAVVLQAGEMIENEMKFFDSTRTKSE, from the coding sequence ATGGGTAGTCAGATGAACGGGAATGATTTGATCGACCAGGACACTTTTTCCTTATCCCGACTGATCATGGAGAAAAAAATCTCTCCTGTTGAAATCGTGAAAGCGCAACTGATCAAAATAGAGGAAGAAAATCCGGATATCAATGCAATCGTTACCCTGTCTGCCGAAAGCGCACTTCAATCCGCCCGCAAGGCGGAGAAACAACTGATGAAGCAGCTAATTGCAGGACCTTTACATGGCATACCTTTTCTCGTCAAGGATCTTTTCGATACAGCAAACATCCGTACTACTTACGGTTCCATCTATTTTAAGGAACATGTTCCAGCCAGGGACGCTTTTATTGTGGAAAAACTGAAATCAGCCGGCGGCATCCTCCTCGGAAAAACAAACACCTCAGAATTCGGATTCAGTCACCTTTCCAGCAACAAAATTTATGGCACTACAAAAAATCCCTGGAACCTTGCATGCACGCCAGGAGGATCGTCCGGTGGAAATGGAGCCGCTTTGGCAGCCCGGATGTCTACGATGTCCATTGGAAGCGATTTGGGAGGTTCGGTCCGGGTGCCGGCGCACTGTTGCGGAATCAGCGGCTTTCGCCCGTCTCTGGGCAGAGTATCTACCGAAGGCCATAGCAGGGCTGGCACTCCGGTAATTGGCGCATTGCTGGCACCGGGCATAATGACCCGAACTGTAAGGGATATCTCATTGATTTTGTCGGTCATCGAAGGCTTCAACCATAGAGATCCGTTTATGATGGGATTTGCACCCCTGAAAACCCAAATGAATAGTGCGTCTTCTAAGGGGTATAAATGTGCATTGATCGATTTTCGGGCCGAAATCGAAATCGATGAAGAAATCGATGGAATGGCCCTGCATGTGGCTTCCTTGCTATCAAGGCATGACGGGGCATGGGAGCGCAAGCGGATACCCTTGGGCAAAGAATTGTCACCTGCGATGAGAACCCTTGTCGGGACCGACCTGAAATACAGCGTAAACCAGTATCTGACCGACCACAGGGTTGCTAATCCGGATTTGAGTTTTATTGAGCACATTCCGGATGGCTTCACGACCCGGGACTATATGCAGGCTTATGGAAAAATGCTGGGAATTCGCATAATGGTCAACTCTTTCTTTCAAAAATTCGATTTGTTGATACTGCCGGTCCTCCCAACGACCGCGCCTCCTGTCCGAAGCCCTGAGGGCAGAGATTTATCAGCCGACAAACTCTTTGATCTTGCTGTTCCCAATTTCCTGGCGGTATTGGCAGGATCTCCTTCCCTGGCGCTGCCGGTCGGCATTCATTCCAATGGCATGCCGATCAGTTTGCAAATCGTTGGAGCGTATGGAAAGGACGCAGTCGTACTACAGGCCGGAGAAATGATCGAGAACGAGATGAAGTTTTTTGACTCAACCCGGACAAAATCGGAGTAA
- a CDS encoding PLP-dependent decarboxylase, with protein sequence MRGFKQIIQNIIENPGIFETPCYVYIVEEVIKNYTDLKECLGTDLIGSFKANSCVELLTRCNHVMGNGVEVASLKELNDVIGTSGEIFLNNPSCGQREIRAALASKATIVADNLQQIEKLSEFMSKTEIKPIILRLNNSLLNQFSSRDVAFRPDHFGMDWETICKAIRMIHELGLGLRGLHIFNGSYSFREKAELSLLPIRKIISEVETRYGDAISLVNLGGGFSEKWRDEGIDFTSYRKHLSRLPSHIDFVHEAGRGVFGSAGYYLTRMLNDKKIDGKAFGICDGGITHNFLLAKTENVFKRYKTPRIHSAVSETKLLSDEMLLVGPSCSKDDIFGLIPAGNPKPGKGDYFIFDYCGAYNYSYSVSRFLSLPDAKQYII encoded by the coding sequence ATGCGAGGCTTTAAACAGATAATTCAAAACATTATTGAAAATCCCGGGATATTCGAAACCCCCTGCTATGTATACATAGTAGAAGAAGTTATCAAAAATTACACAGACCTGAAAGAGTGCCTGGGCACGGATTTAATCGGGTCTTTTAAAGCCAATTCCTGCGTCGAATTGTTGACCCGCTGCAACCATGTCATGGGCAACGGGGTTGAAGTCGCATCTCTCAAGGAATTAAATGATGTCATTGGGACAAGCGGAGAGATCTTTCTAAACAACCCTTCCTGCGGGCAAAGAGAAATAAGGGCGGCATTGGCATCCAAAGCAACGATAGTAGCGGATAACCTGCAACAAATAGAAAAATTATCAGAATTTATGTCAAAAACAGAGATAAAGCCGATAATTCTCCGTCTGAACAATTCGCTGCTGAATCAATTCAGTTCACGGGATGTCGCTTTTCGTCCGGATCATTTCGGAATGGACTGGGAGACGATTTGCAAAGCCATCCGAATGATTCATGAGCTGGGCCTCGGCTTGAGGGGGCTGCATATATTCAACGGCTCTTACAGCTTCAGGGAAAAAGCGGAATTGTCATTGCTTCCGATCAGGAAAATCATTTCCGAGGTCGAGACCCGATACGGCGACGCCATATCATTGGTTAATCTTGGCGGTGGATTCAGTGAAAAATGGCGCGATGAAGGGATTGACTTTACCTCTTACAGAAAACATCTTTCCCGACTGCCTTCACATATTGATTTCGTCCATGAAGCCGGAAGGGGGGTGTTCGGTAGTGCTGGATACTATCTGACCCGGATGCTAAATGATAAAAAAATCGACGGCAAGGCATTTGGAATATGTGACGGCGGTATAACTCACAATTTTCTGCTGGCAAAAACGGAAAATGTTTTCAAAAGGTATAAAACACCCCGGATTCATTCAGCCGTTTCCGAAACAAAATTGCTATCGGACGAGATGCTCTTAGTGGGGCCATCCTGCTCGAAAGATGATATTTTCGGACTTATCCCGGCAGGAAATCCCAAGCCGGGAAAAGGCGATTATTTCATTTTCGATTATTGCGGCGCCTACAATTACAGCTATTCGGTTTCCAGATTTTTATCACTTCCGGATGCGAAGCAGTACATTATTTAA
- a CDS encoding class I adenylate-forming enzyme family protein has protein sequence MYLSTLTQIGYTIKDGAWRGTLIEVKSRNEFSCSDLGAKITEFENLFSLLRHGDKVIIKTTNTVNSVCAMLFVWGRGGVVVPVKNTLKPKRILNIAADSNAKYILDPDTKTLSPVRSYKKENHPLELKNNPVVSGVDLALIVYTSGSTGKPKGIMLSHSNVIFSMYSIISYLGLQKEDVILNILPFTFDYGLYQVLFSFASGLKTVLHDAPLQPYQLINLLNEYKVSVLPVVPSLASMLEKILKYRKNDIPELRKLTNTGGHLSTDTIKELKRLLPQLEIYPMYGLTECKRALYLPPADLDKKMGSVGIPIPGLDARVFVRNEPADLDKETNDMGIYHEASPNEIGELFVRGPSVMQGYCHEDESSVCRLYPGRYRDEKWLKTGDLFIRDEDGYFYFKGRSKELIKQGGYCLYPAEIEEVINQHDNARMVSVVGETRKDGLEYACAFVELSEDNPAERNRLLFWLKEGLESDYSPRAIFFINAFPYGSTGKIDKKRLIEEYKSNPYTIPGS, from the coding sequence ATGTACTTATCCACTCTTACCCAAATTGGTTACACTATTAAAGATGGTGCATGGCGGGGTACGCTCATTGAGGTAAAGAGCAGAAATGAATTTTCATGTTCGGATCTTGGGGCGAAAATCACCGAATTTGAAAATCTTTTTTCTTTGTTACGTCATGGTGACAAAGTCATTATTAAAACAACCAATACTGTGAACTCTGTTTGTGCCATGCTTTTTGTCTGGGGGCGAGGCGGAGTTGTCGTCCCCGTAAAAAATACTTTAAAGCCAAAGCGCATCTTAAATATTGCCGCTGACAGCAATGCCAAGTATATCCTGGATCCGGATACAAAAACGCTTTCGCCTGTTCGGAGTTATAAAAAGGAGAATCATCCTCTCGAGCTAAAAAACAACCCTGTTGTCAGCGGGGTTGATCTCGCCTTGATTGTTTATACCTCCGGAAGTACGGGCAAACCTAAGGGGATAATGCTTAGTCACAGTAATGTTATCTTCTCAATGTACTCGATCATTTCTTATCTCGGGCTTCAAAAGGAAGATGTCATTTTAAACATTCTTCCTTTTACATTCGATTATGGCTTATACCAGGTCTTGTTTTCCTTCGCGTCAGGCTTGAAAACTGTACTACACGATGCCCCCCTTCAACCCTATCAACTGATCAATTTATTAAATGAATATAAAGTTTCAGTTCTTCCGGTTGTACCTTCACTGGCATCGATGCTTGAAAAAATATTGAAGTACCGGAAAAACGATATTCCCGAACTTCGCAAGCTGACCAATACGGGAGGACACCTGAGCACCGATACGATCAAGGAATTGAAAAGACTTCTGCCGCAATTGGAAATTTACCCGATGTACGGTCTTACCGAATGCAAACGTGCCCTTTATCTCCCGCCAGCGGACCTCGACAAAAAAATGGGGTCGGTCGGGATCCCTATACCCGGACTTGACGCACGCGTTTTCGTAAGGAATGAACCGGCAGACTTGGACAAAGAAACAAATGATATGGGCATCTACCATGAAGCTTCACCAAATGAGATCGGCGAACTTTTCGTTCGGGGACCTTCTGTTATGCAGGGTTATTGCCATGAAGACGAATCAAGCGTTTGTCGACTTTACCCGGGCAGATATCGGGATGAAAAATGGCTGAAGACCGGAGACCTGTTTATTCGAGACGAGGATGGATATTTCTATTTCAAGGGAAGATCAAAAGAATTGATCAAGCAAGGGGGATACTGTCTTTATCCGGCAGAAATAGAAGAAGTCATAAATCAGCATGATAATGCACGCATGGTAAGCGTAGTCGGAGAAACCAGGAAGGATGGGCTTGAATACGCATGTGCTTTCGTAGAATTATCCGAAGACAATCCGGCTGAAAGAAATAGATTATTATTCTGGCTCAAAGAAGGGCTCGAATCGGATTACAGCCCCCGGGCAATATTTTTCATCAATGCATTTCCTTATGGAAGTACCGGTAAGATAGATAAAAAGCGTCTGATCGAGGAATACAAGAGCAATCCGTACACAATCCCTGGAAGTTAG